Sequence from the Helianthus annuus cultivar XRQ/B chromosome 13, HanXRQr2.0-SUNRISE, whole genome shotgun sequence genome:
GGAGAACGTAGTTCGATTATGGATGGCAGAAGGGTTTTTGCAGCAGTCAACTCCAAGCGATTCAAATAAAGAATGTTTGGGTCATGAATACTTTGATGAGTTATTGTCAAGGTCATTTTTTCAACATGCACCTAATAACGAATCATTGTTTGTGATGCATGACCTTATGAATGACTTGGCGAAATCTGTTGCTGGCGAGTTTTTCTTGAGATTGGAGAATATTAATATGGAAGAAGCTTTGGAAAAGTACCGCCATATGTCATTTGTTTGTGAGGGATATGTAGCTTACAAGAAGTTTGAAGCGTTTAAAAGAGCTAAGAGTTTGAGAACTTTCATGGCGGTGTCTGCTAGGGTTGTGGGGCAACGTTATTTCTACTTATCAAATAAGATTTTGGTTGACTTACTTCCTGAATTACCATTGTTAAGGGTTCTATGCTTGAGTGGCTCTCAAATAAGTGAAGTACCCGAGTCAGTTGGTAATTTGAGGCACTTGAGGTATCTTAATCTATCTAGAACTAGAATCACACAATTACCTGAAAATGTTAGCAATCTCTATAATTTAGAGATGTTGATATTATTCGGTTGTCGTAGTTTAGCAAAGTTGACCAACAACTTCTTAAAACTTAAGAACTTGCGGCATCTTGACATCAGGGATACCCCAAATTTGCATCAGTTGCCTTTGGGGATTGGTGAGTTGAAATGCCTACAAACTCTCTCCAAGTTCATTATCAGAGGTGAAAGTGGTTTCGAAATAACCAAACTTAAGGACTTAAAGAATCTATGTGGGGAATTTTCCATTGAGGGTTTGGACAAAGTGCATAATGCAATGGAAGCACGGGATGCGAACTTTTCACAAAAGAGGCTTAATGAGTTTACGGTTGTATGGAGTGCAGCCTCAGCAAACGTAATGCTTGCAAAGGAGGTGCTTAATGAGCTGAGGCCTAGTAACGATCATCTAAAACAACTCAACATTGTGTTATATGGTGGATTAGAGTTTCCAAATTGGGTTGGCGATCCCTCGTTTCAACGACTAAAGCATGTGTCAATACGTAACTGTAAAAAATGTACATCTCTACCACCTCTTGGGCAGCTACCATCACTTAAGAAGTTATTTATTGAAGGTCTGGATGGGGTGAAAGTTGTGGGTTTGGAGTTACTTGGGACTGGTAGTGCATTTCTTTCACTTGAAATTCTACATTTAAAAAATATGGGAGGGTGGGAGAAATGGTCAACCAATAGTGGGGTTGTGTTTCCACTCCTGCAAGAGCTTCATATAGAAGATTGTCATAATTTGGTTGAAGTGACATTTAATGTACTACCTTCACTTAATGTTCTGAAGTTATATAAGTGCCCTAATTTGGTTGAAGTCTCGGTTGAAGCACTGCCTTTATTGAATGTTCTGAAAATACATAGATGTGATAGTGGTGTTGTGAGAAGGCTGGTTGAAATAACTTCAGTAGTTACAGAGTTCCAAATAGAAGTGAAAAACTCAAGTCACTTAGGATTAAAGGCTGTGAAAAACTATTGGAAAGGGAGTGGGGAAGACAAAAGTTGCTTGAATATGTAGTGATAACTGGTTGGCGAAATCAGAAATCAATCATTGAACTGAAGTACTTGGTTCACCTCACCACATTGTGTATAGAAGATTGTGAAAATCTGGAGTCATTTCCTGATAATGAGTTGCCCAATTTAACCTCATTGAAGAGATTGGAAATAACAGAATGTCGGAGTATGGATGCTTGTTTTCCTCGTGGGATTTGGCCTCCTAACTTGTGTTCCCTAAGGATAGGGAAGTTGAAGAAGCCCATCCTAGAGTGGGGCCCACAGAATTTTCCAATTTCACTTGTGGAACTATCCTTATACGGCGGTGAGGATGGAGTGAGTAGTTGTAGTGagctttctcttcttcttccttcATCTCTTACTTCTCTTCAAATAAGTGGATTTGAGAAATTGGAATCAGTTTCAATGGGACTTCAACACCTCACTTCCCTCCAACATCTGAACTTTTGGAACTGCCCTAATTTGAAAAAAGTATCTGATCTCCAACACCTCACCTCCCTCCAAGATCTCTCTTTTATAAATTGCCCTAGTCTGAAGGAATTGTCCCATCCCCAACCCCACACCTCCCTCCAACAACTCTCTTTTGACAGATGCCCAAACATGATGGATCTACCAGAAATGATATTGCCTTCACTTTTCAGATTAGAAATCGGGGGTAATTGCCCAAAACTGAAAGAAAGATGGAGTAAAAGTGGCAGTCACTGGCCCCTCATCTCCCACATCCCCTGTATCTACATATGGTGATCATGAAGTCAATAgaaggtctctctctctctctctctctaatgaTTACTTATTTATTTTGCTTAGAGTTGAGACCTTGTTTTCATGCTGTTTTAAATATCAGTATAAATGTCGAGATCTTGTTTTATTGAGTTTGTGTTTATTTGTCAGTCAGTCAGTCAGGGGAAACTTGTTTAATGATGTTAGTCAGTTAGTTCTTCTTTTGTGACCTGACTATAGGATGACCAGTTTGAGAGCCTTTGTTACAAAGGGGCTACACACTTCAGCACTTCATTCATTCATGACATGATATCTTGTTCCCCAAAAAATAAATATTGTTGTTTACACAAATATtaacatataataataataataatatgaattAAAAGTTATACATCTTTACTATTATTTTTTCTTTAACTTTTAGATAATGATTACTGTTGAAAGTTAACACCAAACATCATATCATACTTAATCTAATTTAAAAGAATTCCTTTCTTAAACATTTGTACTCAACATCAATGGCATCCTGTTTAAGTTGAATGTTTCTAAACATTTGTCACTCACGCTGATTACACCTGGAAATTTAGGGAGTGGAGTATACGTGTTCATGTTCACAGAGGTATATAATGCTTTCACATTTTACTTGGTTCGTTATAGACGTCACCTGTTCCACTAATTTCACTGTAATTTTGAGTTTATATCTTTATGTTCTTAAATTGTTATTTAGGTCATTAATCGTTTAGTAATTTAGTCTCTGTTAGTAAAAAGCTAAATATGAGTGATTGCTTATGCAAATGTGTGGTGATTCATCCAGATTTGCAGCAGAATTGTGATGATGAATTTGTGAATTCATGATTGCGTTTTATATGAATCAAGTATGTGCAGAACAAATGGACAGATCGAATGCAAATAGGAAATGTCTTGGTACCGGTATTATGTTCCCGGCAATTCATATATATACATGTTACATCGAACAGTTATGTTGGCGGTTAAGATTTATGGCGGCAATAACCGTCATCTTGCTAACCAACATACCCGTTCGTTTATTAAACCGTTTCACATATTTTGTAGCATATAAATCCTAATATAAGTACAGACAAATATAACGATAATTATGTTTATACACTAATACCCTCCCCTAAACATAATTCTGTTTACGAGAGTTCTTGAGCACACTTTTGTTTGCTTCCGTGACAGCTTTCTCCGCTCttgagaaatcaaaccttttccGTTGAAGCTTCTTAAGGCCATGCCAGTCGCTACCACCATAATAAACATATTGATTATTAGCTTCATCATGAGTGTTGCCAGATCCTCCTTGCGACCATTCTGCATCTTCTGCATATAGGGCATAATGGCTGATATCATTCTCTGTTACTCTTGCACCTGATGAACATTCAGTAATCTCTTTCTCTCCATCACTCTTGCATTCCCTGGGATCCTCCATCTTTTCTTCCTTCATTTCTAATGCCGTTTCTTGCGTTATCTTGATCTTATAGTAATAAACCAGAACATCTAAGTACATTGCATAAATCAGCCGCATGTACTCCCCATCTTCAAACTCGAACCCTATATCTTTTGCTATCATCGCCCATATACCATTTTCTGTAACTCGCCGATGACCGCCTTCTCGTTTCACTGCCATATAAAGATCCAATAGCCCTACCTTTCGATTGTTTGAAATGACTGCAGGTAATGGTCTTGATTGCACTTCTAACTTGACTTTGAGGAACCATTCCACCATCTTCTCAAATGTAACATCaagataatatttgtatttaagaAAATACTCACCATCATCAAGCATATCTAACAGGGCCTTGCAATCACTAAAGTTATTAAACTTCATTGCTTGTAGGATTAGAATGTTCCAATCCGGTTCGCTTGCAGATAAGTTTAACTTCTCAAAATAATCATTCAGAAAATCTGCCCTATACTTCTCATGTTCATTTCCCTTTGTTAACACACATTGCTTTTCTAATTCACCCAACTCCTCTTCCTTTGTCATTCCAGAATGACAGTTTCGTTTATTGTTTATAGGTACACTAAAAGTTGGGTAAATTTTGCATCTTTCTCCCATGAACTTCACCGTAAACCCTTGTGTGATTAACTGATCATAACTTAATATATTTCTATCTATGTCCGTAGTGTATAAAACACTTTGAATACGTATATTTTCTGATCCGGACATAACATCTACTATTCCAACGCCTCTAACGAAAAAGAAATGATTTTCTCCAGTCTTAGTTTCAACATGAGACATATTTTTGA
This genomic interval carries:
- the LOC110899847 gene encoding putative disease resistance RPP13-like protein 1; this translates as MDEIVLSSFLSVIFEKLASAALETLAPYFKTDYDIEKLKRSSLQIQSLLADASQKETTNQFVKRWLNDLRHLAYDVEDVLDELATDAIHREWTDQSETHTSKVRKLFPNPFSKHSSYSRTMKDKIDVITTKLQQLLEEKDALGLVVIEERRSTNVNRRLQTSMVHESSIFGRRVEKEALVHKLLRDEPCGQNFSIVPIVGMGGVGKTTLARLVYDEPKVTEHFKLKAWVCVSDEFDSFGISKVIFQSVTGKTTEFKDLNLLQVALRDHIKEKRLLLVLDDVWSESCQDWDTLVGPFYACAPGSKIIMTTRKDQLLKKLGYGNLSRLRTLSHDDALSLLALHALGVSNFDSHLSLKPHGVGIVKKCDGLPLALKAVGRLLSTRIDEEGYWKKVLDSEIWRLSVEGETVPALILSYHDLSAHLKQLFAYCSLFPKDCLFDKENVVRLWMAEGFLQQSTPSDSNKECLGHEYFDELLSRSFFQHAPNNESLFVMHDLMNDLAKSVAGEFFLRLENINMEEALEKYRHMSFVCEGYVAYKKFEAFKRAKSLRTFMAVSARVVGQRYFYLSNKILVDLLPELPLLRVLCLSGSQISEVPESVGNLRHLRYLNLSRTRITQLPENVSNLYNLEMLILFGCRSLAKLTNNFLKLKNLRHLDIRDTPNLHQLPLGIGELKCLQTLSKFIIRGESGFEITKLKDLKNLCGEFSIEGLDKVHNAMEARDANFSQKRLNEFTVVWSAASANVMLAKEVLNELRPSNDHLKQLNIVLYGGLEFPNWVGDPSFQRLKHVSIRNCKKCTSLPPLGQLPSLKKLFIEGLDGVKVVGLELLGTGSAFLSLEILHLKNMGGWEKWSTNSGVVFPLLQELHIEDCPNLVEVSVEALPLLNVLKIHRCDSGVVRRLVEITSVVTEFQIEVKNSSHLGLKAVKNYWKGSGEDKSCLNM